Proteins from one Nicotiana tabacum cultivar K326 chromosome 23, ASM71507v2, whole genome shotgun sequence genomic window:
- the LOC142177395 gene encoding uncharacterized protein LOC142177395: MRDFIMAEDLELWDVIYNGPFVPMKSIDEPAVIAPKTRKEYNDADRKAIEKNFRAKKILVCSIRPDEYNMIFACQSAKEIWEALQIAHEGTTQVKQTKIDILTTEYEFFRMKDDESIQDMHT; this comes from the coding sequence ATGcgtgattttatcatggctgaagatttAGAGCTCTGGGATGTTATCTACAATGGACCCTTCGTCCCTATGAAGAGCATTGATGAACCAGCAGTGATAGCTCCCAAGACAAGGAAGGAGTATAATGATGCTGACCGCAAAGCTATAGAGAAGAACTTTCGAGCAAAAAAGATCCTTGTCTGTAGTATTAGACCAGACGAATACAACATGATCTTTGCATGTCAATCAGCCAAGGAGATCTGGGAAGCTCTCCAAATAGCGCACGAAGGAACAACTCAAGTCAAGCAGACGAAGATTGACATACTCACCACTGAGTATGAAttcttcaggatgaaggatgatgagtccattCAGGATATGCACACTTGA
- the LOC142177394 gene encoding serine/threonine-protein phosphatase 7 long form homolog, with protein MEVPHVHPGPASLELLLLQAEHRSSYVWDGQCLSQTFCARHIDDMWEFIRAHPLHPYIVRRFQDTGFYRIIEIGRLQFNWALITAMIERWRPETHTFHLPIGEATITLEDVEVLFGLPVDGLPVAYLHALREYTGLQYLQMLQRITGFQKAEETALNGASRL; from the coding sequence ATGGAGGTTCCGCATGTGCATCCCGGACCTGCATCGCTAGAGCTACTGTTGCTACAGGCCGAGCATAGGTCTTCATACGTATGGGATGGGCAGTGTTTGTCCCAGACATTCTGCGCTAGACATATAGACGATATGTGGGAGTTCATTAGGGCCCACCCACTCCATCCCTATATAGTTAGACGCTTTCAGGATACTGGTTTCTACAGGATAATAGAGATCGGTCGGTTGCAGTTCAACTGGGCGTTGATAACGGctatgatagagcggtggcgaccagaGACGCACACGTTTCATCTACCCATAGGCGAGGCTACCATCACGCTTGAGGACGTGGAGGTTCTTTTTGGTCTGCCAGTTGATGGACTACCTGTAGCATACTTGCATGCTCTTAGAGAATATACGGGATTGCAATACCTGCAGATGTTGCAGCGAATCACCGGTTTCCAAAAAGCGGAGGAGACTGCATTGAACGGGGCCAGTCGTTTGTAG